One genomic segment of Pedobacter endophyticus includes these proteins:
- a CDS encoding lycopene cyclase domain-containing protein codes for MNYIYLLINVGVIFFPLILSFDKKVHFFSKWKFVLPAILITGIVFLIWDLLFVKLNVWSFNPDYIVGIKFFGLPIEEILFFLTVPYACIFIYECLNAYFPGNNLQKYSFSLSNLFLGLCVAMLFFGYNHWYTVINFGFLLVILAYVEYVNVKFRFMYKFYRAYLVSLIPFYVVNGFLTAIPVVIYNDEQNLGFRVGTIPFEDHFYLMGLLLMNIYLYEVFKNNRFKKDLVA; via the coding sequence ATGAATTACATTTATTTGCTTATTAATGTTGGGGTAATCTTTTTTCCCTTGATATTGTCGTTCGATAAAAAGGTTCATTTTTTTAGTAAGTGGAAGTTCGTTCTGCCTGCAATTTTAATTACAGGTATCGTGTTTTTAATCTGGGATTTGCTTTTCGTTAAGCTCAACGTATGGTCGTTTAATCCCGATTATATTGTAGGGATCAAGTTTTTTGGGCTGCCAATTGAGGAGATCCTGTTTTTTTTAACTGTGCCTTATGCTTGCATTTTTATTTACGAGTGCCTTAATGCTTATTTTCCGGGCAATAATCTGCAGAAATACAGTTTCTCTTTAAGCAACCTGTTTTTGGGGCTTTGCGTTGCCATGCTGTTTTTTGGCTACAACCATTGGTACACGGTGATCAATTTTGGTTTCTTGCTGGTAATTTTGGCTTATGTTGAGTATGTAAACGTAAAGTTTCGGTTTATGTACAAGTTTTATCGGGCCTATTTGGTATCGCTTATTCCATTTTATGTGGTAAACGGATTTTTAACCGCTATCCCTGTTGTGATATATAACGATGAGCAAAACCTTGGTTTTAGGGTAGGCACCATTCCTTTCGAAGATCATTTTTATTTAATGGGTTTATTGTTAATGAACATTTATTTGTACGAAGTTTTTAAAAATAACAGATTTAAAAAGGACCTCGTTGCCTAG
- a CDS encoding phytoene desaturase family protein, with protein MTIFSNNMLKNRFIWAMDKKPKVTIIGAGFAGLSAAAVLAKDGFDVTVLEKNEMAGGRARTWQKDGFTFDMGPSWYWMPDVFENFYNLFGKTASNFYQLERLSPSYRIYFGKDDTLDIPATLGDLYQLFEVLEPGSSKNLDTFLAQAKYKYDVGMNEYVFKPSHSVMEYFDPRLALSGIRLQLLGNMRKHVHQLFKNEKLRKLLEFPVLFLGATPQNTPALYSLMNYADLVLGTWYPIGGMHKVVSAMQSIAEAQGVKFHFNTEVLKIEVQNNKAEQLVTNNGSFSTDFVIGNADYHHIEQNLLNKAHRRYGEKYWDQRTMAPSCLLFYVALNTKLKNVLHHNLFFDENFDEHAEEIYTDPKWPQKPLFYVCCPSVTDKSVAPEGAENLFFLIPLAPGLKDNESKRDEYFELLLKRFKDLTGNDIQKNVLFKRSYAMDDFEKDYHAFKGNAYGLANTLIQTAFLKPKMKSKVSNFLYTGQLTVPGPGVPPAIVSGQVAAKEIKKMSKKS; from the coding sequence ATGACAATCTTCTCAAACAATATGCTTAAAAATCGCTTTATTTGGGCAATGGATAAAAAACCTAAAGTAACCATCATAGGCGCAGGTTTTGCGGGTTTATCTGCCGCGGCTGTTTTGGCCAAAGACGGCTTCGATGTGACTGTTCTTGAAAAGAACGAAATGGCCGGTGGCAGGGCCAGAACCTGGCAAAAAGATGGCTTTACGTTCGATATGGGCCCCAGCTGGTACTGGATGCCCGATGTTTTCGAAAATTTTTATAACCTGTTCGGTAAAACCGCATCAAACTTTTACCAGCTCGAGCGGCTAAGCCCATCGTACCGGATTTATTTCGGAAAGGATGACACTTTAGATATCCCTGCAACGCTTGGCGATCTTTATCAACTTTTCGAAGTGTTAGAACCCGGCAGTAGCAAAAACCTTGACACCTTTTTAGCACAGGCAAAATACAAATACGATGTCGGGATGAACGAATATGTTTTTAAGCCATCGCACAGTGTGATGGAATATTTCGACCCGCGGCTGGCCTTAAGCGGCATTCGCTTGCAGTTACTCGGCAATATGCGCAAACATGTTCATCAGCTTTTTAAAAATGAAAAACTGCGGAAACTTCTCGAGTTTCCTGTACTGTTTTTAGGCGCAACACCACAAAATACGCCGGCATTGTACAGCTTAATGAACTATGCAGACCTGGTTTTGGGCACCTGGTATCCCATCGGCGGAATGCACAAGGTGGTTTCGGCAATGCAGAGCATCGCCGAAGCGCAGGGCGTAAAATTTCACTTCAACACCGAAGTGCTTAAAATTGAGGTACAAAACAACAAAGCCGAACAGCTCGTAACAAATAATGGGTCTTTCAGCACCGATTTTGTAATTGGCAATGCCGATTATCATCATATTGAGCAAAACCTGTTAAACAAAGCGCACCGCAGGTACGGTGAAAAATATTGGGATCAACGAACCATGGCTCCATCGTGCCTCCTTTTTTATGTTGCACTAAATACCAAACTGAAAAACGTGCTTCACCATAACCTGTTCTTCGACGAAAACTTCGATGAGCATGCCGAAGAAATTTATACCGACCCGAAATGGCCACAAAAACCTCTGTTTTATGTTTGCTGCCCGTCAGTAACCGATAAAAGCGTGGCACCTGAGGGCGCAGAAAACCTCTTCTTTTTGATTCCGCTTGCACCCGGATTGAAAGACAACGAAAGCAAAAGGGATGAATATTTCGAGCTGTTGTTAAAACGCTTTAAGGATTTAACGGGAAACGACATTCAAAAAAATGTTTTATTTAAGCGGAGCTATGCCATGGATGATTTTGAAAAAGACTACCACGCATTTAAAGGCAATGCATATGGTTTAGCTAACACTTTGATACAAACGGCCTTCCTAAAACCGAAAATGAAGAGCAAAGTATCAAATTTTTTATACACCGGACAATTAACTGTACCGGGCCCTGGGGTGCCACCAGCAATAGTTTCTGGACAGGTGGCGGCAAAGGAAATAAAAAAAATGTCAAAAAAATCTTGA
- a CDS encoding RNA polymerase sigma factor, which produces MTKFEFNHLVNHHSVSLRSYALNFTKDAEDANDLVQDTMLKAITYYNKFKEGTNLKGWLFTIMKNTFINNYRRLVKTNTLITQSEDISSANLSYSATKNQAESKFVLSDIDKALAQLPEEYYVPFIRYFEGFKYHEIADMLNIPIGTVKTRIHVARGILKKYLKTYSKDMTVAEMA; this is translated from the coding sequence ATGACAAAATTTGAATTCAACCATCTTGTTAACCACCACTCGGTATCACTTAGATCTTACGCGTTAAACTTTACAAAAGATGCAGAAGATGCAAATGATCTTGTTCAGGATACCATGCTGAAAGCCATTACTTATTACAATAAATTTAAGGAAGGTACTAACTTAAAGGGCTGGTTGTTTACCATAATGAAAAATACTTTTATTAATAACTACCGCCGTTTAGTAAAAACAAATACATTAATTACGCAAAGCGAAGATATTTCGTCGGCAAACCTTTCTTACAGCGCAACAAAAAATCAGGCTGAAAGTAAATTTGTGTTAAGCGATATAGATAAAGCATTGGCGCAATTACCTGAAGAATACTATGTTCCATTTATCCGCTATTTTGAAGGTTTCAAATACCACGAGATTGCAGATATGTTAAATATTCCAATTGGTACCGTTAAAACGCGTATTCACGTAGCAAGGGGAATTCTTAAAAAATATTTGAAAACCTATTCAAAAGATATGACGGTTGCTGAAATGGCTTAA
- the murB gene encoding UDP-N-acetylmuramate dehydrogenase has product MLQIQKDISLKPYNSFGIDVKAKHFAEIFNEEDLTALFKNELAKTEDLLVIGGGSNVLFTKDFNGLVIKISIKGISSQVDGEKVLVRAGAGEVWNDFVTYCVEHGFAGVENLSLIPGTVGASPIQNIGAYGVELKDVFESCTAFEIKTGELKTFTYADCSFGYRESAFKGELKGQYIITSVAFGLKTNAAINTSYGAIEAELEKRGIEAPSIADVSAAVAHIRVSKLPDPSTIGNAGSFFKNPVIEKHEFADVVSKHPDVVHYPTADGKVKLAAGWLIEQCGWKGKVVGHTGTWKNQALVLVNHGGATGMEVFQFSAQIIDSVQSTFGVTLEREVNIL; this is encoded by the coding sequence ATGCTTCAAATCCAAAAAGATATTTCGCTAAAACCATACAATTCATTTGGTATCGATGTAAAGGCAAAACATTTCGCCGAAATATTTAACGAAGAAGATTTGACAGCGTTGTTCAAAAACGAGCTTGCCAAAACTGAAGACCTGCTGGTTATTGGCGGCGGAAGCAATGTTCTTTTTACCAAAGATTTTAACGGCTTGGTAATCAAGATCAGTATAAAAGGCATTTCATCGCAAGTTGACGGCGAAAAGGTTTTGGTTCGGGCTGGCGCCGGAGAAGTTTGGAACGACTTTGTAACCTATTGCGTTGAGCATGGTTTTGCGGGCGTTGAAAACCTAAGCCTTATTCCAGGTACGGTTGGGGCATCGCCAATTCAAAATATTGGTGCATATGGCGTTGAGTTGAAAGATGTTTTTGAAAGCTGCACTGCTTTTGAAATTAAAACGGGCGAACTTAAAACGTTTACTTATGCCGATTGCAGCTTCGGTTACCGCGAAAGTGCTTTTAAAGGTGAACTAAAGGGACAATACATTATTACCTCGGTAGCTTTCGGCTTAAAAACAAATGCGGCCATTAATACTTCTTATGGGGCAATTGAGGCTGAACTGGAGAAAAGGGGTATAGAAGCGCCCAGTATAGCCGATGTTTCTGCGGCGGTTGCGCATATCAGGGTAAGTAAACTTCCCGATCCATCGACCATTGGTAACGCCGGCAGTTTCTTCAAAAATCCGGTGATCGAAAAGCATGAGTTTGCCGATGTGGTGTCTAAACATCCTGATGTGGTGCATTACCCCACTGCCGATGGGAAGGTAAAGCTTGCCGCCGGCTGGTTAATTGAACAATGTGGCTGGAAAGGGAAGGTGGTTGGCCATACGGGCACCTGGAAAAATCAGGCACTGGTTTTAGTGAATCATGGCGGCGCAACTGGCATGGAGGTTTTTCAATTTTCAGCTCAAATTATAGACAGTGTTCAGTCTACTTTTGGAGTCACTTTAGAGCGTGAAGTAAATATTTTGTGA
- a CDS encoding sterol desaturase family protein, with protein sequence MVMLSMLVVFVTIILMECFSWAIHKYLFHGPLWFLHKSHHEKSHAFFEWNDLFALFFAAVSLYLMYIDRSNLGYKFAIGLGITIYGLVYFIIHDWFVHRRFKTFKSNNKYLQAVRKAHKIHHKNRGKEQGKAFGLLFVRKIEKN encoded by the coding sequence ATGGTGATGTTAAGTATGTTGGTTGTATTCGTAACAATTATATTGATGGAATGTTTTTCGTGGGCTATACATAAATACCTATTCCATGGGCCACTTTGGTTTTTGCATAAAAGCCACCACGAAAAATCGCATGCTTTCTTTGAATGGAATGATCTGTTTGCACTTTTTTTTGCTGCTGTTTCTTTGTACCTGATGTATATCGATCGTAGCAATCTGGGCTACAAATTCGCCATCGGTTTGGGCATTACCATATACGGACTGGTGTACTTTATTATCCACGATTGGTTTGTACACAGAAGGTTTAAAACTTTTAAAAGCAATAACAAGTACCTGCAGGCGGTTAGAAAGGCTCATAAAATTCACCATAAAAATAGAGGCAAAGAGCAAGGAAAGGCTTTTGGGCTGTTGTTTGTGAGAAAAATTGAGAAGAACTAG
- a CDS encoding TetR/AcrR family transcriptional regulator: MTKLLKKSESRKVKMIEADKKREQIIEGAIKRFSHFGIGKTTMNDIAEDLSVSKPSLYYYFPDKRSLIVGVIEKVFTDYFDRLKKKYNPDATLETVLFQTIDIRNTFFMKYFMLRISEGLPDIFNDDQMKKKLTALKDSEKEFYAEIFERAQRNGEIKHENMAHVAELYLESLMGLTNMCIMELGKDLLPDKKAVNKMTQKQKDLSSIFTKGLKC, translated from the coding sequence TTGACTAAATTATTAAAAAAGTCAGAAAGTAGAAAGGTAAAAATGATTGAGGCTGATAAAAAGCGAGAACAAATTATAGAAGGCGCCATCAAGCGTTTCAGCCATTTCGGTATTGGTAAAACTACCATGAACGATATAGCTGAAGATTTATCTGTTTCCAAGCCCTCGTTATATTATTATTTCCCCGACAAAAGAAGCTTAATTGTTGGGGTAATTGAAAAAGTGTTTACCGATTATTTTGATCGGTTGAAGAAAAAGTATAATCCAGATGCAACATTAGAGACCGTATTGTTTCAAACCATCGATATTCGAAACACCTTCTTTATGAAATATTTTATGTTGAGGATATCGGAAGGACTTCCGGATATTTTTAACGACGACCAGATGAAGAAAAAGCTAACAGCGCTGAAAGATTCGGAAAAGGAGTTTTATGCAGAAATATTTGAAAGGGCACAGCGTAACGGCGAAATTAAACACGAAAACATGGCGCACGTTGCAGAGCTTTACTTAGAGAGCTTAATGGGCCTTACAAATATGTGCATAATGGAGCTCGGAAAAGATCTGCTCCCAGATAAAAAAGCAGTAAATAAAATGACACAAAAGCAAAAAGACCTCTCTTCTATCTTTACAAAAGGATTAAAGTGTTAG
- a CDS encoding TolC family protein, with translation MLRVKLATIMLIMFTGMALPEMVAAQQRVTLKDALTYALQNNARVRKSKLDILGGRYKVEEVRAQALPQLTGTAGLTYNPIIGQLVADFGGQSQAIKLGQNWNSSAGVQLSQQLFNQQVFTGLQAAKSSEEYYNLTSQLTEEQIIELVANNYYQVLVNREQLAVIDTNIKNVGIVEKVIANQYKNGLARKIDVDRISVNVTNLNTQREQIINAVTQLENQLKFAMGMPVSNPIELPATELTQVTQLPVFTDSVDLANRTEVKLLNNQDKLLALQRKAYVAEYYPSLALTGNYTYSSQSNSFDFLNSNAAAIGYGASAIGLTLRVPIFNGFLTRSKIRQADVEIMKAKEDRKESTNSLNLAYENAKIQLRNNLNTIRSQRRNADLAQEIYKSTQNNYNNGLATLTDLLETENSLTEAQNSYNQALLNYKIAEIQLIKSNGNIKSLVQ, from the coding sequence ATGCTTAGAGTAAAACTGGCAACAATAATGCTGATTATGTTTACTGGCATGGCCTTACCAGAAATGGTAGCTGCCCAACAGCGAGTAACCTTAAAAGATGCATTAACTTATGCCTTACAGAACAATGCCCGTGTTCGAAAATCTAAATTAGATATCCTGGGCGGAAGGTACAAAGTGGAGGAAGTAAGAGCGCAGGCCCTGCCTCAGCTTACCGGAACCGCAGGCTTAACCTATAACCCGATTATCGGTCAATTGGTAGCCGATTTTGGCGGTCAATCGCAAGCCATCAAACTGGGCCAAAACTGGAATTCGTCGGCTGGCGTTCAGCTTTCGCAGCAGTTATTTAACCAACAGGTTTTTACAGGCTTGCAAGCAGCGAAATCGAGTGAAGAATATTACAACCTAACTTCGCAGCTGACCGAAGAACAAATTATCGAATTGGTGGCCAATAACTACTATCAGGTTTTGGTAAACAGAGAGCAATTGGCTGTAATCGACACCAACATTAAAAACGTTGGCATAGTTGAGAAAGTAATTGCAAACCAGTATAAAAATGGGTTGGCCAGAAAAATCGATGTAGATCGGATTAGTGTAAACGTTACCAATTTAAATACGCAGCGTGAGCAAATTATCAACGCCGTTACACAGTTAGAAAACCAGCTTAAGTTTGCGATGGGCATGCCGGTTAGCAACCCAATCGAGTTACCGGCAACGGAATTAACTCAGGTTACCCAGCTACCAGTATTTACCGATTCGGTTGATCTGGCCAATAGAACTGAGGTTAAGCTCTTAAACAATCAGGATAAATTGCTGGCCTTACAACGTAAAGCCTACGTAGCAGAGTATTATCCATCGTTGGCATTAACCGGAAACTACACGTACTCAAGCCAGAGCAACAGTTTCGATTTCTTGAATTCGAATGCGGCGGCTATTGGCTATGGGGCTTCGGCAATTGGTTTAACGTTAAGGGTGCCAATTTTCAATGGATTTTTAACACGTTCAAAAATCCGCCAGGCCGATGTGGAGATTATGAAGGCGAAGGAAGACAGAAAAGAATCGACGAACTCGTTAAATCTGGCTTACGAAAATGCAAAAATTCAGCTTCGCAACAATTTGAACACCATTAGGTCGCAGCGCAGAAATGCAGATCTGGCACAAGAAATTTATAAAAGTACACAGAATAACTACAACAATGGTTTGGCTACCTTAACCGATTTGCTGGAAACAGAAAACTCGTTAACAGAGGCACAAAACAGCTACAACCAGGCTTTGTTAAACTATAAGATAGCCGAAATACAACTAATAAAATCAAACGGAAACATTAAATCGCTAGTACAATAG
- a CDS encoding efflux RND transporter periplasmic adaptor subunit, giving the protein MKRVITIIIVVVVALGAIAYVLSNNKKKNEEKTAFIAKGGGAVAVRVATVEKKVVNLDFVANGNFVPKQELNFLSENAGRVKAIYVDEGDRVSKGQVLARIDAEIINTDRETAEATYQNAKRDLARYQSSFETGGVTQQQLDQAKLAAENAKLRLQASQRRVSDANIKSPINGIVNKRYIEVGAFVTAQGTQLFELVDVSKLKLQVSVNESQVANLKVGNSVEIQSSVFPDQKFSGKITFIAPKADATLNFPVEIEVSNDTKNSLRAGMYGTAVFNFPKQAPSILVPRTSFAGSVSSNQVFVLDKANNKAKVRNVTSGRILGDNVEILDGLNEGETVITSGQINLAEGTPVSIVK; this is encoded by the coding sequence ATGAAAAGAGTAATTACCATAATTATCGTAGTTGTTGTTGCCCTTGGTGCAATAGCTTATGTTTTAAGCAACAATAAAAAGAAGAACGAAGAAAAAACTGCTTTCATTGCTAAAGGTGGTGGCGCCGTTGCCGTTCGTGTTGCTACAGTAGAGAAGAAAGTTGTAAACCTCGATTTTGTTGCAAACGGAAACTTTGTTCCTAAACAAGAGCTAAACTTCTTGTCGGAAAACGCAGGTCGTGTTAAAGCAATTTATGTTGATGAAGGCGATCGCGTGAGCAAAGGGCAGGTTTTAGCCCGCATTGATGCGGAGATCATTAATACCGACAGAGAAACTGCGGAAGCGACTTACCAAAATGCAAAAAGGGATTTAGCAAGATATCAAAGCTCATTTGAAACCGGCGGCGTTACCCAGCAACAGTTAGATCAGGCAAAACTGGCTGCAGAGAATGCCAAATTACGCTTACAGGCTTCCCAAAGAAGGGTGAGTGATGCTAATATTAAATCGCCGATAAACGGCATCGTTAACAAAAGGTACATTGAAGTGGGTGCGTTTGTTACCGCTCAAGGAACCCAGCTTTTTGAACTTGTTGATGTTTCTAAGCTAAAGCTTCAGGTTAGCGTTAACGAATCGCAGGTGGCAAACTTGAAAGTGGGCAATAGCGTCGAAATACAATCATCAGTTTTCCCTGATCAGAAATTTTCGGGCAAGATTACATTTATTGCGCCAAAAGCCGATGCAACATTAAACTTCCCTGTAGAAATAGAGGTGAGCAACGACACCAAAAACAGCTTAAGGGCAGGTATGTACGGCACCGCGGTGTTTAACTTCCCTAAACAAGCACCAAGTATTTTGGTACCACGTACTTCTTTTGCGGGCAGCGTTAGCAGCAACCAGGTATTCGTGCTCGATAAGGCAAACAATAAGGCAAAGGTTCGTAACGTTACTTCGGGCCGCATTTTGGGCGATAATGTAGAAATTCTTGATGGATTGAACGAAGGGGAAACTGTTATTACAAGTGGACAGATCAATTTAGCCGAGGGTACGCCAGTAAGTATTGTAAAATAA
- a CDS encoding efflux RND transporter permease subunit, protein MKITDISIKRPSLVIVVFTALTLLGLLSYFSLGYELLPKFSNNVVSISTIYPGASPNEVENTVTKKIEDAVSSMENIKKINSVSFESLSTVTITLTDAANIDISLNDAQRKVNAILADLPEDVKAPSLSKFSLDDLPVITMTASANMDDVSFYDLIDQRIAPVISRVNGVAQVNLVGGSEREIQVSLDAAKLQGYNLSVPQVQQMILSSNLDFPTGSVKTENQDVLIRLSGKYRSIEELRNLVLTTAQTGSQIRLRDVADVQDSKKETEKLARINRQASIAIQIIKQSDANAVEVSEGTHAIIAKLKNEYAANKLDINIVNDSSIFTLESADAVIHDLILAVILVAFVMLFFLHSLRNALIVMVSIPVSLVATFIGISLFGFTLNLMSLLGLSLVVGILVDDAIVVLENIQRHMEMGKNKVRAAADATREIGFTVVSITFVIVVVFFPIAVSTGLVSNILRQFCIVVIIATLLSLLASFTIVPLIFSRYGKLEHIEGKNMFGRFILWFEKQLKKFTLWITSILTWSLNHKALTLIMVFVMFLGSCGLLGAGFIGSEFFPKSDKGEFLVQIELPKDAPLEQTNFYTQRAEAFLDKQPEITQLITTVGQASGDFGGTQATAYKSEINVRLVDRKEREGVSSDVFATKMSRALAKELVGAKVKTVPISILGIAENAPISLVVMGSNLDSALKYAQGAQAVLKTIPGATEIKLSVEKGTPEINVQVDRDKMSALGLTLATVGSTMQTAFAGNTDGKFRKGEYEYDINIQYQSFNRKNIDDVRNLIFVNDKGAQIKLSQFATITEGSGPSQLERLNKSTSVSVQAQSIGRPTGTIVAEFQEKLEDMQKNGKLKAPVGVSYTWAGDQENQAEGFGTLGIALLASVILVYLIMVALYDSFVYPLVVMFSLPLAVIGALLALALTNNSIGIFTILGLIMLMGLVAKNAIILVDFTNHLKAEGKETKEALVLANHARLRPILMTTIAMVFGMLPIALASGAGAEWKNGLAWVIVGGLTSSLFLTLIVVPVVYLIFDRMLERLGFNKKGKTIDELMVEPYDHKDVLEYDLDHGK, encoded by the coding sequence ATGAAGATAACAGACATATCTATAAAAAGGCCCTCGCTGGTGATTGTGGTATTTACCGCACTTACCTTGCTCGGGCTGCTAAGTTACTTTTCGTTGGGTTACGAATTACTTCCAAAATTCTCTAACAACGTAGTATCTATTTCGACCATTTACCCCGGCGCTTCGCCAAATGAGGTTGAAAACACCGTAACAAAAAAGATTGAGGATGCGGTATCCTCCATGGAGAACATTAAAAAGATCAACTCCGTATCGTTCGAAAGTTTATCAACGGTAACCATTACCTTAACTGATGCAGCAAATATCGATATCTCGTTAAATGATGCACAACGTAAGGTAAACGCCATCCTCGCCGATTTACCGGAAGATGTAAAAGCACCTTCGTTAAGTAAATTCTCGCTTGATGACTTACCTGTAATTACCATGACGGCATCTGCCAATATGGATGATGTATCTTTTTACGATTTGATCGACCAAAGAATTGCTCCGGTAATTTCGAGGGTAAACGGTGTTGCGCAGGTTAATTTAGTAGGCGGTTCTGAGCGTGAAATTCAGGTGTCTTTAGACGCTGCTAAATTGCAAGGTTACAACCTTTCAGTTCCGCAGGTACAACAAATGATTTTAAGCTCGAACTTAGATTTCCCTACCGGAAGTGTAAAAACAGAGAATCAGGATGTTCTAATCCGTTTATCGGGAAAGTACAGAAGTATAGAAGAACTTAGGAACCTGGTTTTAACAACCGCTCAAACAGGCTCACAAATCCGCCTGCGTGATGTTGCCGATGTACAAGATTCGAAAAAAGAAACCGAAAAACTGGCTCGTATCAATCGTCAGGCATCTATTGCCATCCAAATCATTAAACAAAGTGATGCAAATGCGGTAGAAGTGAGTGAAGGTACACATGCCATCATTGCGAAGCTGAAAAACGAATATGCAGCGAACAAGCTTGATATCAATATCGTAAACGACAGTTCGATCTTTACATTGGAATCTGCAGATGCGGTAATTCACGATTTAATTCTCGCCGTTATACTTGTGGCCTTCGTAATGCTTTTCTTCCTGCACAGTTTGCGTAACGCGTTAATTGTAATGGTATCAATTCCGGTTTCCCTGGTCGCAACCTTTATCGGTATCAGCCTATTCGGGTTTACCTTAAACCTGATGTCGCTATTGGGTCTCTCCCTCGTGGTAGGTATCCTGGTGGATGATGCGATTGTGGTATTGGAGAACATCCAGCGACACATGGAAATGGGCAAGAACAAGGTTAGGGCAGCAGCTGATGCAACCCGCGAAATTGGCTTTACCGTTGTATCGATTACTTTCGTAATTGTGGTGGTGTTCTTTCCAATTGCGGTAAGTACAGGTTTGGTGTCGAACATTTTGCGCCAGTTCTGTATCGTGGTAATCATCGCAACATTGCTTTCGCTTTTGGCCTCATTTACTATTGTACCGTTAATTTTCTCGCGTTACGGAAAGTTGGAGCACATTGAGGGCAAAAACATGTTTGGCCGCTTTATCCTCTGGTTCGAAAAACAGTTAAAGAAATTTACGCTGTGGATTACAAGTATCCTCACGTGGTCGTTAAACCATAAAGCGTTAACGCTGATCATGGTATTTGTGATGTTCCTGGGATCCTGTGGCTTATTGGGCGCAGGCTTTATTGGCTCCGAGTTCTTCCCTAAATCTGATAAAGGAGAGTTTTTGGTTCAGATTGAGCTTCCAAAAGATGCACCGCTGGAACAAACCAACTTTTACACACAAAGAGCAGAAGCTTTCTTAGATAAACAACCCGAAATTACACAGCTAATTACAACAGTTGGACAAGCGAGTGGCGATTTTGGAGGTACACAAGCAACTGCTTACAAATCTGAAATCAATGTTCGTTTGGTCGATCGTAAAGAACGTGAGGGTGTTTCATCCGACGTATTTGCAACGAAGATGAGCCGTGCCCTGGCAAAAGAACTGGTTGGCGCCAAAGTAAAAACCGTTCCGATTAGTATTTTGGGTATTGCCGAAAATGCACCAATTAGCCTCGTGGTAATGGGTTCTAATTTAGATAGCGCACTAAAATATGCGCAAGGTGCACAAGCCGTTTTAAAAACCATTCCGGGTGCTACTGAGATCAAATTATCCGTAGAAAAAGGTACACCCGAAATCAATGTTCAGGTAGATCGCGATAAAATGTCGGCGCTTGGCTTAACACTCGCTACGGTAGGTTCTACCATGCAAACCGCTTTCGCCGGCAATACCGATGGTAAGTTCAGAAAAGGCGAGTATGAGTATGATATTAATATTCAGTACCAAAGTTTTAACAGAAAGAACATTGACGACGTACGGAACCTGATTTTTGTAAACGATAAAGGCGCACAAATCAAGTTGTCGCAATTTGCAACCATTACCGAGGGTTCAGGCCCAAGTCAGTTAGAGCGTTTAAACAAATCGACATCAGTATCCGTTCAGGCCCAGTCTATCGGTAGGCCGACAGGAACTATCGTTGCAGAGTTTCAGGAAAAGCTGGAAGACATGCAGAAAAATGGCAAACTTAAAGCGCCGGTTGGTGTAAGTTACACCTGGGCAGGAGACCAGGAAAACCAGGCCGAAGGTTTTGGTACGCTGGGTATTGCCTTACTTGCATCTGTAATATTGGTTTACCTGATCATGGTAGCCCTTTACGATAGTTTTGTTTACCCATTGGTGGTTATGTTCTCACTTCCGTTAGCGGTAATTGGGGCGTTGCTTGCACTGGCCTTAACCAACAATTCAATCGGTATCTTTACCATTTTAGGTTTAATTATGCTGATGGGTTTGGTGGCGAAGAATGCGATTATTTTGGTCGATTTTACCAACCACTTAAAGGCCGAGGGTAAAGAAACCAAAGAAGCATTGGTGCTGGCCAACCACGCACGTCTGCGCCCAATTTTAATGACAACCATCGCCATGGTGTTCGGTATGCTTCCAATTGCATTGGCATCGGGAGCAGGTGCCGAATGGAAAAATGGTTTGGCATGGGTAATTGTTGGTGGCTTAACCAGTTCGTTGTTCTTAACCTTAATTGTGGTGCCAGTAGTGTATTTAATCTTCGATAGAATGTTGGAAAGACTTGGCTTCAATAAAAAAGGCAAAACGATTGATGAATTAATGGTTGAACCGTATGACCACAAAGATGTGCTTGAATATGATTTAGATCACGGAAAATAA